A window from Ignavibacteriota bacterium encodes these proteins:
- a CDS encoding ATPase, translating to MHRLLLSFLLIIASCVVVSAQDITETEFRVAGNCGQCKTRIEKAVTIKGVKFARWNKSTKMLKVAFVTTAVTQDSLQRRIAAVGHDTDTYKASNAVYETLPECCLYRDNTHTH from the coding sequence ATGCACCGTCTGCTGCTTTCATTCCTGCTTATCATTGCTTCATGCGTCGTCGTGTCCGCCCAGGATATCACCGAAACAGAGTTCCGCGTTGCGGGTAACTGCGGACAATGCAAGACCCGCATCGAGAAGGCGGTCACCATCAAGGGCGTGAAGTTCGCCCGGTGGAACAAGTCCACGAAGATGCTCAAGGTCGCATTCGTAACGACCGCGGTCACCCAGGATTCCCTCCAGCGGCGCATTGCCGCTGTCGGGCACGACACCGACACCTACAAGGCTTCCAACGCGGTCTATGAAACGCTTCCGGAATGCTGCCTGTACCGGGACAACACGCATACTCACTGA
- a CDS encoding TonB-dependent receptor, giving the protein MRARMLVFLLLLTVCTTAAQEHVRGVVRSRETNGVPGPIAGANVFWLGTARGTSTDADGAFTLPVVASTRLLVVRHAAYAADTITVGNETDLQITLQPLVREVEGVQTTGERSGIAIDYLSAAPVQRITSKELAKAACCNLSESFETNPSVDVSFTDAITGTKQIEMLGLSGIYTQTSLENMPYIRGLTSNVGLSFIPGPWIRGINVSKGVGAVANGYESITGQIDVDLRRPDDEEEKRFFLNMYGNNDQRFEGNLNFRQALGEHWSMMTLLHASTQKMEIDRNSDRFVDMPLFSTFNAIQRWGFHTDTGWEGQFVLQYVRDEKEGGTGRAGASAVDRSFHYDTRTQYLRVSGKTGHVFEGRPYQSVGVQWSLGRYTASSVYGPRSYDGTEETGYLNIIYQSMIGSTDHTFRTGASFLFDRFNEQFARTPYERTERVPGVFFEYTYKPLDELTVVAGLRADQHNAYGTMITPRFHVRYAPDEDWVFRVSGGRGYRTASIFAENATVFASSRTVSIDATRSFGYGLDQEVAWNTGGNITHYFLVDYRQATVSLDVYHTFFERQVVADLDSRPREVRFTSIANGSYANSVQLELNLQPVERLETRLAYRFLDVRQNLGGVWLQRPLNAQHRALVNIAYSTEQEAADDPRTAYDLTVQWFGPKRIPSTTANPAGMQARPESPAFAMVNAQVARTLIAGLELYIGVENMFDFRQDDPILDARTPSSPYFDASLIWGPLGGRMAYAGLRWGL; this is encoded by the coding sequence ATGAGAGCAAGGATGCTTGTCTTCTTGCTGCTCCTCACTGTCTGTACGACAGCGGCACAGGAGCATGTGCGGGGGGTGGTACGTTCACGCGAAACGAACGGGGTACCCGGTCCGATCGCCGGTGCCAATGTCTTCTGGCTCGGGACGGCTCGCGGGACATCCACGGACGCCGACGGTGCATTCACGCTGCCCGTCGTGGCTTCCACACGCCTGCTGGTCGTCCGCCATGCAGCGTATGCTGCCGATACGATCACCGTGGGGAATGAGACCGATCTGCAGATCACGCTGCAACCGCTCGTACGCGAAGTGGAGGGAGTACAGACAACCGGAGAGCGGTCGGGGATCGCCATCGACTACCTGAGCGCTGCTCCGGTACAGCGGATCACGAGCAAGGAACTTGCGAAGGCCGCCTGCTGCAATCTGTCGGAGAGCTTTGAGACCAACCCGTCCGTCGATGTCTCGTTCACGGATGCGATCACCGGAACGAAACAGATCGAGATGCTCGGGCTGTCGGGTATCTACACGCAGACCTCGCTGGAAAATATGCCGTATATCCGCGGACTCACATCCAATGTCGGACTGAGTTTCATCCCCGGCCCGTGGATCCGCGGGATCAATGTGTCGAAGGGGGTGGGTGCGGTGGCGAACGGGTACGAGTCCATCACGGGACAGATCGATGTGGACCTCCGCAGGCCGGACGACGAGGAGGAGAAGCGCTTCTTCCTGAACATGTACGGGAACAATGATCAGCGTTTCGAAGGGAATCTGAATTTCCGTCAGGCGCTCGGCGAACACTGGTCGATGATGACCCTGCTGCATGCAAGCACACAGAAGATGGAGATAGACCGGAACAGCGACCGGTTCGTGGACATGCCGTTGTTCTCGACATTCAACGCTATCCAACGGTGGGGATTCCACACGGACACAGGATGGGAAGGCCAGTTCGTGCTCCAGTACGTCAGGGATGAGAAAGAAGGAGGGACGGGGAGAGCTGGCGCGAGTGCCGTCGATCGCAGCTTCCACTACGACACCCGCACACAGTACCTTCGTGTCAGTGGTAAGACCGGACATGTATTCGAAGGCAGACCCTACCAGAGCGTCGGGGTCCAGTGGTCACTCGGGCGTTATACCGCATCGTCCGTCTATGGCCCACGCTCCTACGATGGCACCGAAGAGACCGGTTATCTCAATATCATCTATCAATCGATGATCGGCTCCACGGACCACACCTTCCGTACCGGAGCAAGCTTCCTCTTCGACAGGTTCAACGAACAGTTCGCGCGGACGCCGTATGAACGCACGGAACGGGTCCCCGGGGTCTTCTTTGAATACACCTACAAGCCACTGGACGAACTCACGGTCGTTGCCGGCCTCCGGGCCGATCAGCACAACGCCTACGGGACGATGATCACTCCCCGGTTTCACGTGCGATATGCTCCGGATGAGGACTGGGTCTTTCGCGTGAGTGGCGGGCGCGGATACCGTACGGCGAGCATCTTCGCGGAGAATGCAACGGTCTTCGCCAGCTCACGCACGGTTTCGATCGACGCGACCCGCAGCTTCGGGTACGGATTGGACCAGGAGGTCGCCTGGAATACCGGCGGAAACATCACCCACTACTTCCTGGTGGACTACCGGCAGGCAACGGTGAGCCTGGATGTCTACCATACGTTCTTCGAACGACAGGTCGTCGCGGACCTGGACTCCCGTCCGCGGGAGGTCCGGTTCACGAGCATTGCCAATGGATCATACGCCAACAGTGTACAGTTGGAACTGAACCTTCAACCCGTCGAACGCCTGGAGACCCGGCTGGCGTACAGATTTCTGGATGTCCGGCAGAACCTCGGAGGTGTCTGGCTCCAACGTCCCCTGAATGCGCAACACCGTGCACTCGTGAACATCGCGTACAGCACGGAGCAGGAAGCCGCGGATGACCCGCGCACGGCATATGATCTCACCGTGCAATGGTTCGGTCCGAAACGGATCCCATCCACGACAGCGAACCCCGCAGGCATGCAGGCGCGACCGGAATCTCCGGCCTTTGCAATGGTGAACGCCCAGGTCGCACGCACATTGATCGCCGGACTCGAATTGTACATCGGCGTGGAGAACATGTTCGATTTCCGGCAGGATGATCCCATCCTGGATGCACGAACGCCTTCGTCGCCATACTTTGATGCGTCGCTGATCTGGGGTCCCCTTGGCGGGAGGATGGCATATGCGGGACTTCGGTGGGGCCTGTAG